A section of the Terriglobales bacterium genome encodes:
- a CDS encoding DotU family type IV/VI secretion system protein: MPAEAIERRSNLALSFQEIFTAIVRLRFNRQAVSSADSFREHMRNALRTASQEAVQKGYNVDDVKLAAFAVIAFLDESVLASTNAVFSTWSRLPFQEELFGQHMGGEAFFQYVQQLLARRDSAETADVLEVFHLGLLLGYRGRYGMGSSGELHGVMDSIRDKIHRIRGSNAPLSPQWAIPAEAAPPRRSDPWVSRMVMAAVATAAITLVAYAAFLFGLISGASTLHGIAG, from the coding sequence ATGCCTGCTGAAGCTATAGAGAGAAGATCGAACCTGGCACTCAGTTTTCAGGAGATATTCACCGCAATTGTCCGTCTGCGTTTCAATCGCCAGGCCGTATCGAGTGCCGACAGCTTTCGCGAGCACATGCGCAATGCGCTCCGCACTGCCTCGCAGGAAGCTGTGCAAAAAGGCTACAACGTTGACGACGTGAAGTTAGCCGCATTCGCCGTCATCGCATTCCTGGACGAATCTGTCCTGGCTTCCACGAACGCTGTGTTTTCTACCTGGTCGCGATTACCGTTTCAGGAAGAGCTATTTGGTCAACACATGGGAGGCGAAGCCTTCTTCCAGTATGTGCAGCAACTGCTCGCGCGTCGTGACTCCGCTGAAACTGCTGACGTCCTCGAAGTCTTCCATCTGGGCTTGTTATTGGGATACCGGGGTCGGTATGGAATGGGTTCGTCCGGCGAATTGCACGGCGTTATGGATAGCATTCGCGACAAGATTCATCGCATTCGCGGCTCGAACGCTCCCCTGTCGCCGCAGTGGGCTATCCCTGCCGAAGCGGCTCCCCCCAGGCGTTCCGACCCGTGGGTGAGCAGGATGGTCATGGCCGCCGTCGCGACTGCGGCCATCACGTTAGTGGCCTATGCTGCTTTCCTGTTTGGGTTGATTTCTGGCGCCTCAACGCTTCATGGGATTGCCGGATAG
- the tssK gene encoding type VI secretion system baseplate subunit TssK, whose protein sequence is MKSLSRVVWSEGMYLGPHHFQTQSRYFEDSIHFAVEQCWFEPWGLVSCRLDESAIQNGRVALLGAHGIFEDGLVFDMPESDELPDSRDIREQFSPLSQEMLIMLAVPRRRAGQANCDLEGRNGSVRYVAVKRAVSDINNGSDEKEVRVGQKNIRILVESECDDSLLTIPIARVRRDGAGHLVYDSKFIPPCTKLTASPQLLAIVRRLLETLQEKQKFFSRTQNAAGVFQAGTRQLDVANFWFLHTVNGAIAALRHLYTSKRGHPEELFGQLSRIAGELCTFGMDSHPDNLPLYDHRQLEQCFGALEAHIRTHLEILVPTNTVNIQLVPVQRNFYRGVVQDQRCLGRSTWVLGVRSAGSEARLIARGPEIVKVCSHEWISKLVARALPGLVMRHLTVPPAAISPKVEFQYFSLDKMGPCWDHIASTREVGVYVPDDLPSVELELQVVLQTQ, encoded by the coding sequence ATGAAATCACTTTCCCGGGTTGTGTGGTCCGAGGGAATGTATCTCGGCCCGCACCACTTCCAGACGCAAAGCCGGTATTTCGAAGACTCCATCCACTTCGCCGTGGAACAGTGTTGGTTCGAACCTTGGGGCCTGGTGTCCTGCCGGCTCGACGAATCTGCGATCCAGAATGGCCGCGTCGCATTGCTTGGCGCGCATGGCATCTTCGAAGATGGCTTAGTCTTCGACATGCCAGAATCCGACGAACTGCCTGACTCCCGCGACATCCGCGAGCAGTTTTCCCCTCTGAGCCAGGAGATGTTGATCATGCTGGCGGTTCCAAGGCGGCGAGCGGGTCAGGCGAACTGCGACCTGGAAGGCAGAAACGGTTCAGTTCGCTACGTTGCCGTGAAGCGAGCCGTCTCAGATATCAATAATGGAAGCGACGAAAAAGAAGTTCGCGTTGGGCAGAAGAATATCCGCATTCTGGTTGAATCCGAGTGTGACGATTCCTTGCTGACTATCCCCATCGCGCGGGTCCGCCGTGACGGAGCCGGGCACCTTGTCTACGACAGTAAATTCATCCCGCCGTGTACGAAACTTACGGCGAGTCCTCAACTCCTCGCGATCGTGAGGCGATTGCTGGAGACACTTCAGGAAAAGCAAAAATTTTTTTCCCGCACGCAGAATGCGGCCGGTGTCTTTCAGGCCGGGACACGCCAGCTTGATGTTGCGAACTTTTGGTTTTTGCACACGGTGAACGGAGCCATTGCCGCACTGCGGCACCTCTACACCTCGAAGCGTGGCCATCCGGAAGAGCTGTTTGGCCAGTTGTCTCGCATTGCCGGAGAGTTGTGCACGTTTGGCATGGATTCGCATCCCGACAATCTGCCGCTCTACGACCATCGGCAACTCGAGCAATGTTTTGGCGCCTTGGAAGCTCATATCCGGACTCATCTTGAAATCCTGGTACCCACGAATACGGTCAACATCCAGTTGGTTCCGGTGCAGCGTAACTTCTATCGAGGTGTTGTCCAGGATCAGCGCTGCTTAGGCCGATCGACGTGGGTACTCGGAGTTCGCTCAGCAGGAAGTGAGGCACGCCTGATCGCACGCGGACCCGAAATCGTGAAAGTGTGCTCGCACGAATGGATAAGCAAGTTAGTCGCACGGGCATTGCCCGGACTGGTAATGAGACACCTGACCGTTCCCCCAGCGGCAATTTCGCCGAAAGTTGAATTCCAATACTTCTCGCTCGACAAGATGGGACCATGTTGGGACCATATCGCCAGCACGCGGGAAGTGGGAGTTTACGTTCCGGACGATCTTCCCTCGGTCGAGCTTGAACTGCAGGTTGTCCTGCAGACTCAGTGA
- a CDS encoding metallophosphoesterase, whose protein sequence is MISLPVVPPGAPVPPKLSRRAFLKRASLVAGTAGLGLADYAWAIEPNEIDVRHVTLKLERLSPAFDGFKIALLSDLHFGPYTGEREIGAAVDAVNRLHPDMVALLGDFVTEPAIGGKRSAAKKADPCAKVLARLQSRLGSFAVLGNHDAVTNPNFVAEQLTSRGISLLQNSNHAIEQDGGRLWLLGTNDALESNCDIDAAVASVPQGEIKILLAHEPDIVDQSAKLGIDVQFSGHSHGGQVRAPGLAPLYLPPMGIKYYEGYYRVGGLQLYTNRGIGTVGLPFRFLCPPEVTLVTLRAA, encoded by the coding sequence GTGATCAGTCTTCCTGTCGTGCCGCCAGGTGCTCCAGTTCCACCAAAACTCTCGCGTCGAGCATTCCTGAAACGGGCTTCGCTCGTGGCGGGGACAGCCGGTTTGGGACTGGCCGATTACGCCTGGGCAATCGAACCGAATGAGATTGACGTCAGGCATGTGACACTCAAGCTTGAACGACTTTCCCCAGCTTTTGACGGCTTCAAGATAGCTCTGCTTTCGGACCTGCATTTCGGTCCATATACGGGTGAGCGGGAAATCGGCGCTGCAGTGGACGCCGTGAACCGCCTGCATCCGGACATGGTTGCGTTACTCGGCGACTTTGTTACTGAGCCTGCGATTGGCGGCAAACGATCCGCTGCGAAAAAAGCTGACCCGTGCGCCAAAGTGCTTGCGCGATTGCAATCCAGGCTTGGATCATTCGCCGTCCTGGGAAATCACGACGCTGTGACGAATCCAAACTTTGTCGCAGAGCAGTTGACCTCTCGCGGCATTTCGCTTCTGCAGAATTCGAATCATGCAATCGAGCAGGATGGAGGCAGGCTCTGGCTCTTGGGCACGAACGATGCTCTCGAGTCGAATTGCGATATCGATGCGGCTGTAGCTAGCGTTCCACAAGGGGAAATCAAGATCCTGTTGGCTCACGAACCCGATATCGTAGACCAGTCAGCGAAGTTAGGAATCGACGTTCAGTTTTCCGGCCATTCTCACGGTGGGCAAGTACGGGCTCCGGGTCTGGCGCCGCTTTATTTGCCTCCGATGGGAATCAAATACTATGAGGGGTACTACCGTGTGGGAGGCTTGCAGTTGTATACCAATCGCGGCATTGGAACTGTAGGACTTCCTTTTCGTTTTCTCTGTCCTCCTGAAGTCACGCTGGTCACTCTTCGTGCGGCGTAG
- a CDS encoding amino acid racemase: MKHIGIVACSAEGAALCYRTIAQVAEQYVGDYNHPTITMHSIAMGEWMPAFNARDYRKVGEFMLKLAKVVAEAGADFAICPDNSCHLSWEYFIDRSPIPWLHIGEVVANDAERSGWKKAGLLGTRFTMNGPMYRDVFRRHSMDVLPPVPEDQQIIDDVIWSELVRGTFPETSRLRYNQVISRLKDKGCDCVILGCTEIPLLVRPDDCPLPTLDSTRLLAQAAVKYALGMEDTSVLASSAD; this comes from the coding sequence ATGAAGCACATAGGAATTGTCGCCTGCAGCGCCGAGGGTGCTGCGCTCTGCTATCGGACCATCGCTCAAGTCGCCGAACAGTACGTCGGCGATTACAACCATCCCACAATCACAATGCACTCGATTGCAATGGGCGAGTGGATGCCTGCATTCAACGCCCGCGACTACCGGAAGGTTGGGGAGTTCATGCTGAAGTTGGCCAAAGTGGTTGCGGAAGCTGGAGCCGATTTTGCCATCTGTCCCGACAATTCCTGTCACCTCTCCTGGGAGTATTTCATCGATCGATCGCCGATTCCCTGGCTGCACATCGGCGAGGTTGTGGCAAACGATGCCGAGCGAAGCGGCTGGAAGAAGGCGGGACTACTCGGCACTCGCTTCACCATGAATGGGCCTATGTATCGGGATGTTTTCCGGCGCCACTCCATGGACGTGCTCCCGCCAGTTCCTGAGGATCAGCAGATTATCGATGACGTGATCTGGAGCGAACTCGTCCGCGGCACCTTTCCTGAAACGTCCAGGCTCCGATACAACCAGGTAATCTCACGGCTGAAAGACAAAGGGTGTGACTGCGTAATACTTGGCTGCACCGAGATTCCTCTTTTGGTCAGACCAGACGATTGCCCTCTGCCTACTCTGGATTCGACGCGATTGCTTGCCCAGGCTGCGGTGAAGTATGCGCTCGGAATGGAGGACACATCGGTTCTCGCCTCCTCGGCCGACTGA
- a CDS encoding ABC transporter permease produces MQALIQDLRFALRQLRTSPGFAIVAILSLALGIGATCAVFSVVYAVLVNPYPYANSDRMVHLVVKDKGGNPRWISFTGPQLQEFRKANSVESVSGMDEWNLTTTGGDLPEDLTAIYFTGNAFNHFGVPMLFGRGLLPTDAPEGQDPQPVAVLGYQFWIRHYNADPGVVGKTIQLTHKSYAVVGVAPPRFTWGDGDVYLPWKFTNDPARTVMPQVRLKPGVSHAAANAEFQILLEQFAKETPKHFPEQFKTAIQGLNDQFIERLGGTLRLLFIAVALLLLIGCGNVSILLLARGTTRQHEMAVRSAIGAAGSRILRQLLTESLLLSFTGTLLGVLVGYGLLAVIVKWLPAFSFPHEAAIKMNLPVLVFSAGLALLTGIAFGIAPALRSSRPDIAQVMQSSTRKMTAGVKGRRMHTGLIAGQMALTLLLLASAGAAMQAFVRMMHVELGYDPHNVMSVGIPVHDNTYTTWRARATYFDQLRQKIAAMPEVVSAGISTNATPPDNGWEQRFEISGKPSAERQRAALNFISPEYFSVLHIPLLQGRIFDQTETAHGARVAVISKTMAQQYFPNGDAVGNQFRIPELKGEPPFQLSVPESDSWIQIVGVVGDARDDGLSKPIKPQFYLPYTVMMPVWTQVLVRTHNDPLALLRSVRQQIQTIDPDQQTFRETRSLEEWIKNQQEYAREHMIAFLFALFGLLALGLAATGLYSVVSYTVAQRTGEFGIRMALGAMREDVVMMVFRSAAVSVGSGVLAGLILALALNRLLASWIEGSSRNPLVLLAVTFLLIAASAVACLMPARRASSVDPMEALRYE; encoded by the coding sequence ATGCAAGCGTTGATTCAAGACCTCCGCTTTGCTCTGCGGCAGTTGCGCACCTCACCTGGATTTGCGATCGTCGCGATTCTTTCTCTTGCGCTGGGAATCGGCGCTACCTGTGCGGTGTTCAGTGTCGTGTACGCCGTCTTAGTGAATCCGTATCCTTACGCGAACTCGGATCGCATGGTTCATCTCGTTGTGAAGGACAAAGGTGGGAACCCGCGATGGATTAGCTTCACGGGACCGCAGCTGCAGGAATTTCGCAAAGCGAATTCAGTCGAGAGCGTTTCCGGGATGGACGAGTGGAATCTCACGACGACCGGTGGCGATCTGCCTGAAGACCTCACTGCTATTTATTTCACTGGGAACGCCTTCAACCATTTTGGCGTTCCGATGCTGTTCGGTCGTGGCCTGCTTCCGACGGATGCGCCCGAAGGTCAGGATCCGCAGCCGGTCGCAGTGCTGGGATACCAGTTTTGGATACGCCACTACAACGCCGATCCGGGCGTGGTCGGCAAGACGATTCAGTTAACGCATAAGTCTTACGCCGTGGTCGGAGTTGCTCCTCCGCGCTTTACCTGGGGCGACGGAGACGTGTATCTGCCGTGGAAATTCACCAATGATCCAGCGCGAACAGTGATGCCTCAGGTCAGGCTGAAGCCTGGAGTGAGTCACGCCGCGGCAAATGCGGAGTTCCAGATTCTGTTGGAGCAGTTTGCGAAGGAAACGCCAAAGCATTTTCCAGAACAGTTCAAGACGGCGATTCAAGGACTTAACGATCAATTCATCGAACGGTTGGGAGGAACGCTCCGCCTGCTCTTCATTGCGGTTGCGTTGCTGTTGCTGATTGGCTGTGGCAACGTGTCTATCCTGTTGTTGGCTCGGGGAACTACCCGTCAGCATGAAATGGCCGTGAGATCAGCGATCGGCGCTGCCGGCAGCAGAATTCTCCGTCAGCTCCTGACCGAGTCGTTACTCCTCTCCTTTACTGGCACTCTGCTGGGTGTTCTGGTCGGATATGGACTGCTGGCGGTCATTGTTAAGTGGCTCCCCGCGTTTTCATTCCCGCACGAAGCTGCCATCAAGATGAATCTTCCGGTGCTCGTATTCAGCGCCGGTCTCGCGCTGTTGACTGGAATCGCGTTCGGAATCGCACCCGCGCTGCGATCTTCTCGTCCTGATATCGCACAGGTCATGCAATCAAGTACACGCAAGATGACCGCCGGCGTCAAAGGCCGGCGCATGCACACCGGCTTGATTGCTGGACAAATGGCGTTGACTCTGCTGCTGCTTGCTTCGGCCGGAGCGGCGATGCAGGCATTCGTGCGCATGATGCACGTGGAACTCGGCTATGATCCGCACAACGTGATGTCAGTTGGGATTCCAGTTCACGACAATACCTACACAACTTGGCGGGCGCGCGCTACCTATTTCGACCAGCTGCGACAGAAGATTGCCGCGATGCCGGAGGTAGTTTCTGCTGGCATTTCCACGAATGCTACTCCCCCCGACAACGGTTGGGAGCAGCGCTTTGAGATTTCCGGCAAGCCCTCGGCGGAGCGGCAGCGGGCGGCGTTGAACTTTATCAGTCCCGAATACTTTTCTGTACTGCACATTCCTTTGCTGCAGGGCAGAATTTTCGATCAGACCGAAACTGCTCACGGGGCGCGCGTTGCTGTGATCAGCAAGACTATGGCTCAGCAGTATTTCCCAAACGGGGACGCCGTCGGCAATCAGTTCCGTATTCCTGAATTGAAAGGTGAGCCGCCGTTTCAGCTCTCTGTTCCAGAAAGCGATTCCTGGATACAGATTGTAGGTGTGGTGGGAGACGCTCGCGACGATGGGCTCAGCAAACCGATTAAGCCGCAGTTTTACTTGCCCTACACCGTGATGATGCCAGTATGGACGCAAGTCCTCGTGCGCACGCATAACGATCCCCTTGCATTGCTTCGGTCGGTTCGCCAGCAAATACAGACTATCGATCCAGATCAGCAGACATTCAGGGAAACGAGGAGCCTCGAAGAATGGATCAAGAATCAGCAGGAATATGCCCGAGAGCACATGATCGCGTTTCTTTTTGCCTTGTTTGGACTACTCGCCCTGGGATTGGCTGCTACGGGGCTCTACAGCGTCGTGTCTTACACGGTGGCGCAGCGCACCGGAGAGTTCGGAATTCGCATGGCGTTGGGCGCCATGCGCGAAGACGTAGTCATGATGGTCTTTCGCTCGGCGGCGGTCAGCGTTGGCTCGGGAGTTCTGGCGGGACTCATTCTCGCGCTTGCACTCAACCGGCTGCTGGCAAGTTGGATAGAAGGCAGTTCACGCAATCCTCTCGTACTGTTGGCGGTCACGTTTCTGCTGATTGCCGCATCGGCCGTTGCATGTCTCATGCCTGCACGGCGCGCATCATCAGTCGATCCAATGGAGGCGTTGCGCTACGAATAG
- a CDS encoding acetyl-CoA carboxylase carboxyltransferase subunit alpha, with the protein MDAATRARKDIEHIERQISHLETISGADLETKQQLYELHRQVESLRRQFDSVNTAWQKTELARHAQRPYFLDYVERIFSDWSEIHGDRRFADDPALLCGMARFHGDEVLLLGTQKGRDAKQRVQRNFGMANPEGYRKALRAMKLAEKFKRPIISFIDIPGAYPGLGAEERGQGEAIALNLREMARLRVPTIAIITGEGGSGGALAIAVADRVLMLENAIYSVISPEGCASIMWRDATKKEVAAQAMKITATDLQDLQCIDGIVPEPDGGAHTDVDGAAALVDEALQRNLKELKSMPPDRLLESRYNKFRNIAQFFTES; encoded by the coding sequence ATGGACGCAGCTACTAGAGCCAGAAAAGACATCGAGCACATTGAGAGGCAGATCTCGCACTTGGAAACCATTTCCGGGGCTGATCTCGAAACCAAGCAGCAGCTGTACGAACTCCACCGGCAAGTCGAGAGCCTGCGCCGGCAGTTCGACTCCGTGAACACAGCCTGGCAGAAAACCGAACTTGCGCGGCACGCACAGCGACCCTATTTCCTCGACTACGTCGAGCGCATCTTTTCCGACTGGAGCGAAATTCACGGCGACCGGCGGTTTGCTGACGATCCAGCGCTGCTCTGCGGGATGGCCCGTTTTCACGGCGACGAAGTATTGCTGCTGGGAACGCAGAAAGGTCGGGATGCGAAGCAACGCGTTCAGCGCAACTTCGGCATGGCTAATCCTGAAGGCTACCGCAAGGCGCTGCGCGCGATGAAGCTGGCGGAAAAGTTCAAGCGCCCGATCATCAGTTTCATCGACATTCCTGGAGCGTATCCCGGATTGGGAGCGGAGGAGCGCGGCCAAGGCGAAGCTATCGCGCTCAACCTGCGAGAGATGGCGCGCTTGCGAGTTCCTACGATCGCGATCATCACCGGCGAAGGCGGAAGCGGCGGCGCGCTCGCCATCGCTGTCGCAGATCGCGTGCTGATGTTGGAGAATGCAATCTATTCCGTGATTTCACCGGAGGGTTGCGCGTCGATCATGTGGCGCGACGCCACTAAGAAAGAAGTTGCAGCGCAGGCAATGAAGATTACCGCTACGGATCTTCAAGACTTGCAATGCATCGACGGAATTGTTCCCGAGCCCGATGGCGGCGCTCACACCGATGTGGATGGCGCGGCCGCATTGGTCGACGAAGCTCTTCAACGTAATCTGAAAGAGCTCAAATCAATGCCGCCCGATCGCTTACTCGAATCGCGCTACAACAAGTTTCGCAATATCGCGCAGTTCTTCACCGAGAGCTGA